CCGTCATCGCCATGCATGCAACTGCAGTTACCATCGACTGAAGTGTGGTTTGTGAGAAATTGGTGGCGCTACACCCTAGACAAATGGCCGCGTCAGGAACCCATGAGAGCCTACAgttcccatactgggcctatgtacatgtaacagcatttttacagaccgatctatttttagactatctgttccggaaaaaaacaaaggcagttccggttcggtgaccctatgacgtcagcttaatttcttgtaattggtcatcaggctcctgtgggagtctcattcgtgggaaattcaatctaaaaataaattggtcaGTGAAAACGCCATTACACAACACAgcagagttgtaggctccgggtcatgggttcctgccgCGTCTACACTTTTGGCCAAGTAGGTTAGTAAGGTATTTTTAATAGCTTCTACTTCTTTTATTTAGTGTCATTTCAAGAGTTTGTTACCGTCTCCAATCTGTCCCTCCTAAATCGCCAAATTTGGGAACAAACGTCAGACAACTTATAATATATTAGCGTACAGTTTGGTGGCCGATTGCATTAGCCACCCCCCATTTAAAAAATgggttattccagaaaaaatccactCCCCCCGATGGATGGGGTCGTTTTTTAACCCCCCCTCTCACCTGGATTTCCTGAAGCCCAAGACCCCCCCTCCTGTCTGGATTTCCAAGACAAAAGACCCCCCCTCCTGCCTGGATTTCCGGGAAAAAATATtaggcttaaatttaatttatttttaatagaaaataCGCACAATCACGTATAGAAgatgttcttttttaatttctaaagcttttgctaaattatataaaaattctGTTGTGTGGAACTAAGAAAAGGAAGGAGCAAAAATGCTAAAACATGAACGAGTGTTTATACACTCTTAGCTCGTAAAAATCAATTGcccttgttctttctttgctCTTTGCGCTTTCTTTGTCCTTTCTTTGTATCATTACACGAAACAGCGTGACTAAAAGCCACTGACAACTTTGAGGAAGTTGTCATTTAAAACTCGCACGTGAAGTACAAGTCGTAACCCTCGCATGTGCTTACTGTATCACCattaatcaaaaaaaaaaaaagtaacgtCAAACAACATCTGAAGTACAAGCGCCTAATTATCGTTGCTTCGCAAAATAAGAATTaagtttgaaaagaataatAGGACCAGTGGTCCCATGCTAATGAATCATACGTGCACGCCAGCTGCCAAAATCTGCACACGCACACACGTGGACAGAGCGTGTGAATGCACGGACAAAaaacagtttaagacaaaacaACAACTATATATACCTTCAAACAGTTTTGGTAAGTCACTTGGTCAGGCTTCAGCGCACCAATAGCATCATACACTTTCTTGGACCTTTCGATTAGCTCATCCGTTCGCTTGAGGATCTCGTCGGTGGATAAATCCCAGCGCAATTTCACTTCCTTCAATGTAAAAGCCATTTTCCCTCGAGCACTAGATATTAATGTTATTCGAATGACCATAATGCCTCGGTTCTTGAACTTCAAAAGGAAACAACTTAAAAGTCACGTGGTACCGTATCCCAAAATGGCGTCCAAAGATCGCCGCGATCGGTCTTCGTTGACCACAGCAAAGTTATGTATAGGAAATTATGTTCTTGGAGTGACACTAGGCGTTGGAACCTTTGGAAAAGTTAAAAGTAAGTGCCTATTGggtttatttattaaattatAGCTTTTGATTGGTCGACATCGCCAAGCGTGATAAATTTCACGTACGCGTACGCATTGAGTGCCCGGGTTGTAATTTGTGCATGCGGAAATATTTCCCGAGACGAAATTGTGTTCATTTGAAGTGAATCGACAAAATGCTGTGACTTGCAGTTTATGGAACGCTGTCTTTCGTTATCTCTTTTGTTTAAGTTATATGGAAAATTGTGTTCTTGTAATAGTTTGACCATTTGCATTGCAATTGTAGCTGGCTAAGTTTACGACATTGACGTTGTTTATTTCTACGAGAACAATGATCAGATTTCGTTTGACAAGTGCCACCAACAGGAAGcactattgtttcttttttaaataggaATTTTGTGTTAATCAATGCATGTATTTGTCAGCTGTAATCATTTGTTCAAGATGCGAACTTTGAACTCTAAAGACACATCTTTCTACGTGCATTGTATGAAAGCAGACAAAAGCTGATGTGGATTTGTCTAGCTACATTTAAAAAATCCAGCCACAGTGAATATAAggttttcatgaaaataaatgaatataaaaataaacaatattgaGGATGAATTAAAAAGCGCAAAAATACTGCACTGCAGTATTTATCAAAAGTTAATTAATGGCGGGTTTTGACTGCTTATTAATCCTAAAACTAagtttaaaatacatgtaacagaAATGAGTTTCCTTACTTGTAACCCAGAATGTCTCTttgtcaaattaaaaattaatttttctctaAGAGTTTTATGTCTTTCAATCATCTGCTTATTGGGACATTAAGCTgatgagtgattaacccattgactcttgggggttccccattgacgagtaaaatcgtctggcattagacagagtaaaatactaagtatggctggtttaggggtgaatgggttaacccattgactcctaggggttccccatttgacaagtgaaatcgtctggcattagacagagtaaaatactaagtatggctggtttaggggtgaatgggttaaccctttcactcccaatagtgccacttatagattttactctgtccaacaccagatgattttactcgtcaatggggaacccctaggagtcaaagggttaacccattcacccctaaaccagccatacttagtattttactctgtttaatgccagacgattttactcgtcaatggggaacctcacgggggtgaaagggctAAAACAGTGTGATAAAAATGTATAGTTCCTTTAATAGCTTTTAGGTAACCTGTTCCATGTAACATGTCCTTTGTCGAATGAGTAGTAGGAAAATTTCACTGTAAGGCAAAAGCTTCTCACTTGTTGTAGCCCAATCTTTAATTACCAGCAGTCTTAACACAACAGGATTCCACTGCAGACCTTGGTGATTGTACAATGCAGGGTCAGTGATGGTAACCCTTTTCTGAGTTCTGAATTGGTGATAAGTTAATAAGATCTCTTTTCTGCTGAATTTCAGTGGCGGTCCACCAGCTTACTGGTCACAAGGTTGCTGTGAAGATTCTCAACAGGCAAAAGATTAAGAATCTAGATGTTGTGGGAAAAATTAGAAGAGAGATCCAGAATTTAAAGCTTTTCAGGCATCCTCACATTATAAAACTGTAAGTACTTTTATCTTAAGCCACCCAGACTGTACTGTGGTTTTATGACCAGACAATGATTATCAACATATATATAGCAATCTTTGATGTAAACTATGCACTACAGGTATGTACATTACATGTTAAATTTTGTTTCAggtcaaaatgattttaacctgttgatttgtaatttcttttttctggtATTCATTATCTTAAATAAAGACAATTTCtgacctgaaatcaaatttaacctGTAACATGTATTCCTGGCCAATTAGTCTacataaatgtacatgtattaacagtTCACTGAAAAAgataccaataattattatatcacTCAGATGGTATgcatgctgtgattggctagaTTActgggccgtattctacagtacgacCCGCTGTGCAGcctgctaaatttaaaattttgataaaacagtatctagcaagtttttcatacTGTTTCCGtgacataaacttgtaaaactgtctGAATTTGCGGGCAACtctttcaaacagccaagaggatttagtttttgggactTTAACatggcaatctttgtggcagttcaACCCTCCACTTGACTTCTACTAGTTTCCAAGAATATTTATGAGGACatgctggatatgaagtgatagataacgtgCCAAGTTGGTCataatcatttcatatccagcaaacacaagtagaataataataattattattattttaaattattattttaaattattgttttattgaaaactccaggatcaacaactcttccactgaagcattgatttctgcctcggtcaattccaaTCCAAAAAGGCTTTTGTCAGccaatttttttctcagagctgcaaaactgttttcagctcgctttgtTGCTGACACGTTCTTTGACCATGTTAGGTGGAGCAGGTATAaaaactgatagcctgtgtccgttgagccaatgaaaatgctggaaatctgatatccgtagttcagtttttaataaattatttcatTGAATATCACATACATGTAATCTTTACGACTTTTTTTCAGATATCAAGTAATAAGCACACCATCAGATATATTTATGGTGATGGAGTACGTGTCTGGAGGAGAATTGTTTGATTACATCCTGAAACATGGGAAGGCaagtacaataacaataaccatAAAATAACTTTGCTCAAGTCTTATTAAGAGGTGCAGacatgctacatgtacatgaagatGGCCAATAAGTAGTTTATATGACGTTTTAATGTTCtgtttggttttatttttatttaaattaacaGCTTGAAGAAAGAGAAGCAAGaagatttttccagcaaattatTTCAGGAGTAGATTATTGTCACAGACATATGGTGGTACACAGGGATCTTAAACCTGAAAATCTTTTGCTGGATTCTCAATCAAATGTGAAGATTGCAGATTTTGGGTTGTCAAATATGATGACAGATGGTGAATTTCTTAGGACAAGTTGTGGATCTCCAAACTATGCAGCACCTGAGGTCATTTCTGGAAAGTAAGTCGGCAACCTACTTAAAGTACAGTACAGTAGTTTACAAGTATGTGCTACATGTTGTCTCTTGGCAGTATGAGAAAAGGAAACAGGAAATCAGACTTCCAGGCAGGAATTATTCCTACTGACCTTGACACTTAAGAGCTCCTTTTCCAAGGGTTTTTGATGAGTTATTCCATGGATGTTTAAATTCGAGTCCCATGTACAGCAGTTTCAATAAAAATTTGAAGATGGTGGCTGGTTTAAGTACATGTAAAGTAACCAACTTGTCATTGCTAAACGGCATGACTATTCCATGACTATACATGTAGCTGTACTAACTagcaaaaatgctaaccttgggcctaaacactatgctttcTAAAGATAATgactaggcctaaggttagtatTTTTGTAAGCTTTGGGTTGTTTCAGATATGGAACCCTAACCCCTACCCCTCACCTCCTACCCTCAAACCCCTTACCCCCACCCCCAGAATTGTCATGCCATTatttaaagtgaattttaatattGGGTTTGAAAGAATGTGGAGAAAAACAAGCTGACTTCTGAGTGCAGTAGTCAGTGGTTTTCGTCGGTTGTGGGAACTTATTGAAACCTGAGTGCACGTTATGGTTACATAATTGCCTGTTAACCTATTAACTCCTAAACCACCCcctgtctggcgttagacagtaaaatctataaagtcctactcccaggagtcaataggttaaacatctgggcccggttgttcaaaagccgattaacgctaatcccagattaaaaattaaccaaggagtttatttgtCTACTCCCAAATACTGTTCAACGCTggtatttggcaaaactttgcattagaagaagtaaatcttgaaaaacaaaaataagcgaaataaactttcaccaaaaagttgaaaacatgaaacaaaagtttacgctactgtaatcctggattaagttaattggctttcgaacaaccgggcccagtacatacagtacatgtatagaCATTGGTAGAtgcaaattacatgtactttataTGAGGCAACGGACATTTTggtaaggatttttttttttatttcagactTTATGCAGGTCCTGAAGTGGACATCTGGAGCTGTGGTGTGATTCTATATGCCCTTTTATGTGGAAGTGTGAGTGCTGTTTGCACTTTGATTTACATTTATGTGGATAAATACACTTAAACTGACGTGTTGCTTAATTATACTTACTTTTATAGCTGCCATTTGATGATGAGCATATCCCAACAttatttaagaaaataaaaggtaTGAAATAAGTTgccagttgagattcttaacagttgttgttgttgttgtgtcctgtcgttttgttgattgtgtttcattggccctgaaaagcccctatggggagtggtcaataaAGTATTGATTTAgtgaattgtattgtattgtattttatggtatgactagctccgtgagcgggcaaggaTAACCAAATCACTCGCTgcgattggctacccgagcgggcaagatggagctatcttgccctctcgggatttctcgcttggtccggcaagatcaaagatcattttttggtgttttaagtcatataataaatcctttattgaccaagcttgtttggtcaagatggctggatactggccttgttctttttttgcatgtttatggacctcgacttcgtctcggtccataaacactcaaaaaaagaacttggccaatatccagccatcttgacctcacgcttggtcaataacccgtatgtattgtattctattgtattgtacatgtaattgttttGGTCTTATTTTAAGCATGaatctgttttttgttttgtatgttGCAGGTGGAGTGTTCTATGTTCCATCGCATCTTTCACCAGAAACAAGTGGTCTGCTCACCTCAATGCTTCAAGTTGATCCAATGAAGAGAGCTACCATGCAACAAATAAAGTGAGTGTTGAATGTAGAGTAACACAAAACCATTGTTGAAACAAGAcgaacatacatgtaattacaaGCTCAATGTAGTTATTGATAACAGTTCGAAAAAGTTACAGTGTGTATAGATCTGCTATGGCTAAGTGGTCCACTATACAAGCTTGGTGTTCTTCATGCATATGTGTCTTGCATTTTGTTATACTCTTGAATGATTGCTTTTACCCAAGTGGTCCCTATTGTTCTCTGGCATAAtttagacaaaataaaatgtataaGTCTCACTATCAGGTCTGAAAGGCCGAAAGCTTTTCCACATGGCAACTACCCTCTATTTTTTGAAAGGTGCCTGGAAACTCATGTCTTGTTTGTAAGAATTTACCTCCCAACCGCCTCAGTGGACGAAACAAATTACGTTCACTCAATGGCACCCCATTTCCATCCAAGAAATACAGCTGattgattaaggacggtgccctatactgttgttattgcgcatacattctgcgcatctcgagatactcggatttccaattggtgatgcttactaatatagcgatatttttgcgcggtttaaaactatacggaaAAAGTAgaccttagtaagtactcttggtatccaaaaagaaaattgggggtaaccatgcatttgtcagagataattaagcttcaatttgagtaagaacgccatacattgctttgtattttaaagctttttacaaatattattcatgaattatctttgaaaaatgcacggttacccccaattttctttttggatttcaataacacttgtcgagatctacctttcctgcataatcacacaccggggcaaaaaatttatatctttaattagtagcaCTGTCCTTAATTAAAGCAGTGCAGCCcggtggttagggcacttgccttgagatcccggGAAcctgggttcaagacacgttctggccactcgttgaattaattttgttctAGGAAGTCCATGGTTCTCTTTCCTGGCTGCACTagtaaatagctaactggtttgcctctggccagttgggattcttaaaagttgttctgttcaatgctCATGcagagatattagctacatGTACTAGCTACCCTAAAAATCCGAAGGTAAATAATGATACTTActtttacttactttactttcaATGCTAAAGCTGTATCCAGTCACAGTATTCTGTATTTTAGTTCATTTATGTGCACTTTCTTATCGTgaggctgttttttttttttgtcttttcagaAACCATGACTGGTTTAGGAAAGATCTTCCTGTCTATCTCTTCCCATCATCAAAATTAGAAAGTGACATTATTGACCAAGAATGCCTGGCACAAGTCTGTGAGGTACATGACTAAATTGGAGATCTTTAATTACAtacaaaatcataaaaattttgCGTCTTTTATCTCATATTTTCATCCCAGATATCCACCATTAGACGCGGCTCTACTGTGTAAAACACAGTAGGGGTTTCATGTGAggccaggggcctgtttcttgaGAGTCCCAAAAACTTTTCGCACCCAAAAAGCCATTGTGAACCTGTTCAGGAAAGCTAATCTTTTAACATGATTTCAAGATAACagattgtgaagtttgatgacttaaaattaatcctctccattcttgagatacagagggaattgtgagaCATAAAAATGGCCCGTAATGTTtgaggactttcgagaaacaggctcCAAAGgtttgtacatgtaggttttgtttttaaacttaGTGACCTGAcatctacagtacatgtagtgtAAGTCACTGACTGGAAAACAAGAAGGACAACAAGATGAACAATTCAAAGAATAATAATACTTAATATaatgcagggatggcacagtgatGAGAGtgctcgcctcccaccaatgtggctcatGTTTGATTTCCAAACTCGGTGTCAtgtgtgagttgagtttgttggctctccactctgcactgagaggttttttctctgggtactctggttttcccctctcctcaaaagcaacatttgatttgatttgtgttaatttgttgatttcagttaacaatgtccccaattagtgttccagcactagaagactagacacttaaataaagttcctttcctttattttgccCTTGTTTTTAAGatgttcatgtacatgtagtaaatTTTTATAACTGTTCTATAATAAATCATCTCTCACCAGAAACTGAACTGTCACGAAACTGATGTGAGATGGGCAATTAAGAATGGTGATCCACATGACCAGCTGAAGATTGCTTATCACCTTATCCTAGACAATAAGAGAATGAAAATGTTAGGTAAGTACAGCTGTAACTGTACCAGACCTAAGCTAACAAATTgaatgcaaattattttgttgtgCACATGATATACTGTACAAGTACATTGTACACTGCCACTTTTTAggcattaacccattgactcgcAGGGGTTCCTTGTATGGCCGGTTCATGCCAgcttgggagttaaagggttattaacccattgaatcccaggggctccccattgacaagtaaaatcatctggcattagacagagtaaaaaaaattaatactaagtatggccggttcagGCCCGCTTGGTAGTCAAAAGGTTAAATGTGCTGTGGCTCAAGTCAGGGTCAACATTGTGATTGCTGTCCATAAAGAACCAATATGTTGTTTGTCTGAGACAAAGTGATTGTGTCTTAACTTTGGTATGTTATTGATTACTTACATGTATAAGCATGATCTTTTGTTTTAGagaaaattttcctttctttcagcTTCCATAGGGGAGGGGAAACATGTTCAGGATTTCTATTCATCTATCTCACCTCCCATATCTCAATTCCTTGTTAAAGATACAACATCTATTGTAGTAAGTCACAAATCTCATTCAATGACACAATGAAAGCCTATGATCAGATGTGGGTTCAATGTCTGTTTTGCATTTTCCTCTGAGTTGTGTAGCAATTGCTTAAAGGCacacaacgaaaacaaaaacaacaacatttacatgtaaagaCTGGCGAAAAGAACTACTGCAGTCACAGTTGAAAATTAATCAAGATGAGTAAGTAATAATTAGATAGTATTGTGCTCAGAATGAAAAACTTATACTCATAGTCATCCTTGTCCTTTGATCTAAAGGTCACAAATTACACAAATTCAGGGGTCATTATACCAGAACAGATCATAGGTTTTGTTGACTTCAATAATTAAATTTTTTCTAGATTTGTGCCCTTATGGTGCATGTTATACAATTCTCATTTGTGCTGCATTTATCAAACAATATTTTCACTTTAGtaaaacacacaggtgattatacaaaatcgcgcgctctcattggctcgctatctcggattatcagccgataatcacctcgacggacaaaatggctgccagtagtccttttgccactgtaagtgaagatgatttcgcgttgaaatgtttttttttttcttttttgaaataatcacctgtgtatttatactaaaacaattattcgcctcaggctgagtgattatcggtgaatattcacctcgacttcgtctcggtgaatattcaccgataatcacttcgcgttcggcaaataattgttaagtagtcTCTGTATGTTACAATATTGGTAATCGGTCTAGAGTTCTTTCTTCTTGCTCTGTTGTGAGTGCTTGCCTTTTTCAGGCCATTGCAGTAAGCTTTTGACTATCAGTCTGGCAATGGATTTCCACTTATGCATCTGTTGCAGGAATGTCACATGTTATTCAGAAAAATAATGTTTGTGGTTTTTTTACTTCACTAGACTACAACTGCTTCAAACGAGGGTTCCTCGGGTCAGTTTGATGTGTCAAAAACTGGCTCAGGTGTCCTCCCTACAACACCATCAAAGAAAATCCCGTATGTCAGGCTTGCACTAGGAAAACGACCCAAATGGCATTTAGGTAGGTTGAAACTAAACCAAGTTGTCTTTTGTAGGTTTAAATGTTATTGATCTTCTTCAATACTAGCAGTAGTGCTGTGTTATTTTGTCGTCAGTCTTCTTCATGGAACTAAAAATTGGCACCACTGTGTGTGTACATGTATAGTTCAATGGACATTAAACTTGTTTTTGTGTAGGAATAAGATCACAGAGTAAGCCAAATGACATTATGGGAGAAGTTTATCGTGCAATGATGACCTTGGGTTATGTAAGtacaattattattgaaagtGAACTTCTTAATGTGCCACCCCTGACCCACCTTTGCTTAAAAAACTACTCCAAGTTTTCTTCCTTCCTCCCTTGTAATCCTCCATCCTTCCGCCATCTTCCCTTTCTTCCTTTATTCATTCACTCAGTCATCCATTCATTCATTTGACCATTCATTTGTTTGTTCATGTGTTTGTTCATGTGTTTGTTCATCCATTCATACTTTCTTTATTTCCCTTATTACTTTCTTCAAAGACAATGTATAGGATTCAactctgggtttttttttttttatgcatgTGGGAGCGCTTGTGTAGGATTACTTTGCCTCGTAGAAGGCAGCCCAGGTAGGATTCAAACTTGGTATCCCCTCTTTCAGAGGCAAAAGTAACAACCACTAAACCACGGACGCACTACCCAACTGATTAACGAGGAAATGTAGTAAGGAATTGTGTGCATGACAggaaacaagtttttgtgtttccgttgcacgcaatgcaatatccggtcatCGTACATGTATGACTCGGTAACACATCTTACTGGGCTAATAACTGggcattg
This portion of the Montipora capricornis isolate CH-2021 chromosome 11, ASM3666992v2, whole genome shotgun sequence genome encodes:
- the LOC138024104 gene encoding 5'-AMP-activated protein kinase catalytic subunit alpha-2-like isoform X1, whose product is MTIMPRFLNFKRKQLKSHVVPYPKMASKDRRDRSSLTTAKLCIGNYVLGVTLGVGTFGKVKMAVHQLTGHKVAVKILNRQKIKNLDVVGKIRREIQNLKLFRHPHIIKLYQVISTPSDIFMVMEYVSGGELFDYILKHGKLEEREARRFFQQIISGVDYCHRHMVVHRDLKPENLLLDSQSNVKIADFGLSNMMTDGEFLRTSCGSPNYAAPEVISGKLYAGPEVDIWSCGVILYALLCGSLPFDDEHIPTLFKKIKGGVFYVPSHLSPETSGLLTSMLQVDPMKRATMQQIKNHDWFRKDLPVYLFPSSKLESDIIDQECLAQVCEKLNCHETDVRWAIKNGDPHDQLKIAYHLILDNKRMKMLASIGEGKHVQDFYSSISPPISQFLVKDTTSIVTTTASNEGSSGQFDVSKTGSGVLPTTPSKKIPYVRLALGKRPKWHLGIRSQSKPNDIMGEVYRAMMTLGYEWKIINPFHLRVLSRNKITGKFTKIALQLYQVDHKSYLLDFKSLPTIDVPDHLESSRKSSANSSYSSLKDSDYSASLHTQVSNGQHHTMEFMEMCANLIVALAC
- the LOC138024104 gene encoding 5'-AMP-activated protein kinase catalytic subunit alpha-1-like isoform X2; the encoded protein is MTIMPRFLNFKRKQLKSHVVPYPKMASKDRRDRSSLTTAKLCIGNYVLGVTLGVGTFGKVKMAVHQLTGHKVAVKILNRQKIKNLDVVGKIRREIQNLKLFRHPHIIKLYQVISTPSDIFMVMEYVSGGELFDYILKHGKLEEREARRFFQQIISGVDYCHRHMVVHRDLKPENLLLDSQSNVKIADFGLSNMMTDGEFLRTSCGSPNYAAPEVISGKLYAGPEVDIWSCGVILYALLCGSLPFDDEHIPTLFKKIKGGVFYVPSHLSPETSGLLTSMLQVDPMKRATMQQIKNHDWFRKDLPVYLFPSSKLESDIIDQECLAQVCEKLNCHETDVRWAIKNGDPHDQLKIAYHLILDNKRMKMLASIGEGKHVQDFYSSISPPISQFLVKDTTSIVTTTASNEGSSGQFDVSKTGSGVLPTTPSKKIPYVRLALGKRPKWHLGIRSQSKPNDIMGEVYRAMMTLGYTKIALQLYQVDHKSYLLDFKSLPTIDVPDHLESSRKSSANSSYSSLKDSDYSASLHTQVSNGQHHTMEFMEMCANLIVALAC